A single region of the Magnetospirillum sp. WYHS-4 genome encodes:
- a CDS encoding cobalamin-dependent protein (Presence of a B(12) (cobalamin)-binding domain implies dependence on cobalamin itself, in one of its several forms, or in some unusual lineages, dependence on a cobalamin-like analog.), whose translation MRFLLVVPRFITGARQTYHFPFGIAYVSAVLKRAGHEVHCLNLNHQDGRPADVVGQAVRALDPQVLATGGISPHYGRVKDILSAGRAAKPGLRTVIGGGLLTSAPNQVARMLDLDIGVIGEGEETVVDLARALEHGEDLASVDGLVIRRPDGTFAKTRNRKPVKDLDSLPWPDYDGFQARLLVESPPDGSNYFQQAVESPRTLALISSRSCPFACTFCFHPNGRVYRERGLDDVFAELEFLVDRYGVNAVWVLDELFAVRHERLVDFCHRIAPMKLKWMVSLRVGEAGAETLDMMRDAGCVFIGYGLESADDRILASMKKKTTRARMEDALRLTYEKRMGIIGNFIFGDPDETIETASNTIDWWGRHPEYRISLVPLLAYPGTRVFEDALATGKIADFETAFTTPLYNLTAMPDEDYTRMIQKLRVFGETLLLPAEATACKRQEDDGSLYRIDWLCPRCGQENRHGDVDAIYPFHYQKVNLTCRSCLARFDLPNPIREPWRDPEAEALQAEATRWRQAGDIARATQGYEAVLARPYPPEKMDRPEAFIQAALDLGTLALGQNQPRKAVHWIGEALLRRAFDPTTHLAYAVALLAEGCHDAAALHLDQARRLAPRAQGALAERMAGLRRLVAEARRDAPGLAYFTPPTSPP comes from the coding sequence ATGCGGTTTCTTCTTGTCGTCCCGCGGTTCATCACCGGTGCCCGCCAGACCTACCATTTCCCCTTCGGGATCGCCTACGTCTCGGCGGTGCTCAAGCGGGCCGGCCACGAGGTCCATTGCCTCAACCTCAACCACCAGGATGGACGCCCCGCCGATGTGGTCGGCCAGGCGGTTCGCGCCCTTGATCCGCAGGTTCTGGCGACCGGCGGCATCTCGCCCCATTACGGGCGGGTGAAGGATATCCTGTCCGCAGGCCGGGCTGCCAAGCCCGGCCTGCGGACCGTGATCGGCGGCGGCCTGCTGACCAGCGCGCCCAACCAGGTGGCCCGGATGCTCGACCTCGACATCGGCGTGATCGGCGAGGGCGAGGAGACCGTCGTCGACTTGGCACGCGCCTTGGAACACGGGGAGGACCTGGCTTCGGTCGATGGCTTGGTGATCCGGCGCCCCGACGGAACCTTCGCCAAGACGAGGAACCGAAAGCCCGTGAAGGATCTCGATTCCCTTCCCTGGCCGGATTACGATGGCTTCCAGGCCCGATTGTTGGTGGAATCACCGCCCGACGGCTCGAACTACTTCCAACAGGCGGTCGAAAGTCCGCGTACTCTGGCGCTGATCTCCAGCCGCTCCTGCCCTTTCGCCTGCACCTTCTGCTTCCATCCCAACGGCCGCGTCTATCGGGAGCGGGGCCTCGATGACGTCTTCGCCGAACTCGAATTCCTGGTCGACCGCTACGGCGTGAACGCGGTCTGGGTGCTGGACGAACTTTTCGCGGTCCGCCACGAACGGCTGGTCGATTTCTGCCACCGCATCGCGCCCATGAAGTTGAAATGGATGGTCAGTCTCCGCGTCGGCGAGGCCGGGGCCGAGACGCTCGACATGATGCGCGACGCCGGCTGCGTCTTCATCGGCTACGGCTTGGAAAGCGCCGACGACCGCATCCTGGCGAGTATGAAGAAGAAAACCACCCGGGCCCGGATGGAAGATGCGTTGCGTCTCACCTACGAGAAACGAATGGGCATCATCGGCAACTTCATCTTCGGCGATCCGGACGAAACCATCGAGACCGCCTCCAACACCATCGACTGGTGGGGACGGCATCCGGAGTACCGGATATCCCTCGTCCCCCTGCTGGCCTACCCGGGGACACGAGTCTTCGAAGATGCGCTGGCGACCGGCAAGATCGCCGATTTCGAAACGGCCTTCACGACTCCGCTCTACAACCTCACCGCCATGCCGGACGAAGACTACACCCGGATGATCCAGAAGCTCCGGGTGTTCGGAGAGACCTTGCTGCTCCCGGCCGAGGCGACCGCCTGCAAGCGTCAAGAAGACGACGGTTCCCTTTACCGCATCGACTGGCTCTGCCCACGTTGCGGACAGGAAAACCGGCACGGCGATGTGGATGCCATCTACCCCTTCCATTACCAGAAGGTCAATCTGACCTGCCGATCTTGCCTGGCGCGGTTCGATCTGCCCAATCCGATCCGCGAACCCTGGCGCGACCCCGAGGCCGAGGCGCTCCAGGCCGAGGCGACAAGGTGGCGGCAGGCCGGCGACATCGCCAGGGCGACCCAGGGCTATGAAGCGGTTCTTGCCCGCCCCTATCCTCCGGAAAAGATGGATCGGCCCGAGGCCTTCATCCAGGCGGCTCTCGATCTCGGCACCCTCGCCCTCGGCCAGAACCAGCCGCGCAAGGCAGTGCATTGGATCGGCGAGGCCCTGCTGCGCCGTGCCTTCGACCCCACCACCCACTTGGCCTATGCGGTGGCCCTGCTGGCCGAAGGTTGCCACGATGCGGCGGCCCTGCATCTGGATCAGGCCCGGCGCCTAGCCCCCAGGGCCCAGGGAGCCTTGGCCGAGCGGATGGCGGGACTGCGGCGCCTGGTGGCCGAGGCCCGGCGCGACGCCCCGGGTCTCGCCTATTTCACGCCCCCTACTTCCCCGCCTTGA
- a CDS encoding tetratricopeptide repeat protein, with amino-acid sequence MKRAFAVVFCLLPFAGQAAEVDRAREYAACMNEARTKPKEAFDRAVAWRDLGGGPAADHCAAVALLNLGSPAEAAKRLENLAQTLKQDAAFKARVLAQAAQAWMLGGDMARAEAVASSALVLQPDNAELFVDRAVIRAGRNDYKSAVMDLDRAVGLLPNRPDALVFRASAHRFLDNLDKALADVERALALDPNHPEGLLERGILRRMKGNDAGARQDWMQLLRNAPDGDTAAAARANLEKMDVKAGK; translated from the coding sequence GTGAAACGCGCATTCGCCGTTGTCTTCTGTCTTCTGCCTTTCGCCGGCCAGGCGGCCGAGGTCGACCGTGCCCGGGAATACGCGGCCTGCATGAACGAGGCGCGCACCAAGCCCAAGGAAGCCTTCGACCGCGCCGTGGCCTGGCGGGATCTGGGGGGCGGTCCGGCGGCCGACCATTGCGCGGCGGTGGCGCTGCTCAACCTGGGCAGCCCGGCCGAGGCGGCGAAGCGCCTGGAGAATCTAGCCCAGACCCTCAAGCAGGATGCCGCCTTCAAGGCCAGGGTCCTGGCCCAGGCGGCGCAGGCCTGGATGCTGGGCGGCGACATGGCACGGGCGGAGGCCGTGGCCTCGTCGGCCCTCGTCCTCCAGCCCGACAATGCCGAACTGTTCGTCGACCGGGCGGTCATCCGGGCCGGGCGCAACGACTACAAGTCGGCCGTTATGGACCTGGACCGTGCCGTCGGCCTGCTGCCCAATCGCCCCGACGCCCTGGTCTTCCGGGCCTCGGCGCATCGTTTCCTGGACAACCTCGACAAGGCCCTGGCCGATGTGGAAAGGGCGCTGGCTCTCGATCCCAACCATCCGGAAGGGCTCCTGGAACGGGGTATCCTGCGCCGAATGAAAGGCAACGATGCCGGCGCCCGCCAGGACTGGATGCAGTTGCTGCGCAATGCGCCGGATGGCGACACCGCGGCCGCCGCGCGGGCGAACCTGGAAAAGATGGACGTCAAGGCGGGGAAGTAG
- a CDS encoding SDR family oxidoreductase, whose protein sequence is MTRPRLFCFGLGYSARVLAARLRAAGWAVAGTTQHPDKRAALEAEGYQAFLMDRGHPLADAAGALAGTTHLLSSVPPDSLGDAVLDQHLGDLRAIANLAWAGYLSTTGVYGDTGGAVVDETALVAPTSERSRRRAEAEARWRVSGLPIHVFRLPGIYGPGSSALDKVRAGEARRIDRPGHRFCRIHVEDIAEVLTASMRRPNPGAVYNVCDDEPASPAEVTAFACRLLGMEPPPLEPFAEAAKAMSAMALSFWNDNRAVANGRIKQELGVVLKYPDYRTGLAAIRKAESPGSDRR, encoded by the coding sequence ATGACCCGCCCCCGTCTTTTCTGCTTCGGCCTCGGTTACAGCGCCCGCGTCCTGGCGGCCCGGCTGCGGGCGGCCGGCTGGGCGGTGGCCGGCACCACCCAGCATCCGGACAAGCGCGCCGCCCTGGAAGCGGAGGGCTACCAAGCCTTCCTCATGGATCGTGGACATCCTCTCGCCGATGCGGCCGGCGCCCTGGCCGGCACCACCCATCTGCTGAGTTCGGTGCCACCCGACTCGCTGGGGGACGCGGTGCTCGACCAGCATCTGGGGGACTTGCGGGCCATCGCGAACCTCGCCTGGGCGGGCTACCTGTCGACCACCGGGGTCTACGGCGATACCGGAGGGGCGGTGGTGGACGAAACGGCCCTGGTCGCCCCGACGTCGGAACGTAGCCGGCGCCGTGCCGAGGCCGAAGCCAGGTGGCGCGTCTCCGGCCTGCCCATCCACGTCTTCCGCCTGCCCGGCATCTACGGACCGGGATCGAGCGCGCTGGACAAGGTGCGGGCCGGCGAGGCCCGGCGCATCGACCGCCCCGGCCATCGCTTCTGCCGAATCCATGTCGAGGACATCGCCGAAGTCCTGACGGCCTCCATGAGAAGGCCGAATCCCGGCGCCGTCTACAACGTCTGCGACGACGAACCGGCAAGCCCGGCGGAAGTCACCGCCTTCGCCTGCCGCCTGTTAGGCATGGAGCCGCCCCCCCTGGAACCTTTCGCCGAAGCGGCCAAGGCCATGTCGGCCATGGCGTTGTCGTTCTGGAACGATAACCGCGCGGTCGCCAACGGCCGCATCAAGCAGGAACTGGGCGTGGTCCTGAAATACCCCGACTACCGGACGGGCCTGGCGGCAATTCGCAAGGCGGAATCCCCCGGGTCAGACCGACGATAG
- a CDS encoding DUF294 nucleotidyltransferase-like domain-containing protein, which translates to MELDTKPLKALDSFPYRHRIRDVMNRPVRTIGTAATVHEASQVMTETKISSLVVVDDLGQALGIVTERDVLRAVARSGGQGLKQPVSIVMGRPLQSVSQDAFVYTALGRMDRLNVRHLVAVDERQQPTGMVTARTLLKLRSSNALAIGDEVSTAQDAAQMDAVRKRLPELIANLLAEGVDGLSITAVISAVLCDTTARAAELAVDGMRQEGWGDAPASWSLLVLGSGGRGEAMLGADQDNAIVHTGDESAAPWFGELARRITTALDGAGVPFCKGDVMVTNPQWRRSLSEWQEEITGWVRGADGSALLNIDIFLDFRPVFGDLTLAENLRDELISRARVSAPFLHALAGTVSDINPLGLFNRFKLVEGKLDLKRNGVWPIVNTVRLLALKHGISVASTRDRLRALCDGKHIPCDEAQRLIDTHEMIARILLRHQAALAAGNIAGQRNMVDPAVLTRGERARLKEAFKHLKDLHWVINNALSSV; encoded by the coding sequence ATGGAACTCGACACGAAGCCGCTCAAGGCCCTCGACAGCTTTCCCTATCGCCACCGCATTCGCGACGTGATGAACCGCCCGGTCCGGACCATCGGCACCGCGGCCACGGTCCACGAGGCGAGCCAAGTCATGACCGAAACCAAGATCAGTTCCCTGGTGGTGGTGGACGACTTGGGGCAGGCGTTGGGCATCGTCACCGAGCGGGACGTGCTGCGGGCGGTCGCGCGCTCCGGCGGCCAGGGACTCAAGCAACCGGTCTCCATCGTCATGGGGCGGCCGCTGCAATCGGTTTCGCAGGACGCCTTCGTCTACACGGCCCTGGGCCGCATGGACCGCTTGAACGTCCGCCACTTGGTGGCGGTGGACGAGCGGCAGCAGCCGACCGGCATGGTCACCGCCCGCACCCTGCTGAAGTTGCGCTCTTCCAACGCCCTGGCCATCGGCGACGAGGTCTCGACGGCCCAGGACGCCGCCCAGATGGATGCGGTACGCAAGCGTCTGCCCGAGTTGATCGCCAATCTGCTGGCGGAAGGTGTCGACGGGTTGTCGATCACGGCGGTAATCAGCGCCGTGCTCTGCGACACCACGGCGCGTGCCGCGGAACTGGCGGTCGATGGCATGCGCCAGGAAGGCTGGGGTGACGCTCCCGCGTCCTGGTCGTTGCTCGTACTGGGGTCGGGAGGCCGCGGCGAGGCCATGCTGGGTGCCGACCAGGACAACGCCATCGTCCACACGGGCGACGAATCGGCGGCGCCCTGGTTCGGGGAACTGGCACGGCGCATTACGACCGCCCTGGACGGGGCGGGTGTCCCCTTCTGCAAGGGCGACGTCATGGTCACCAACCCGCAGTGGCGGCGCTCGCTGTCCGAATGGCAGGAGGAAATCACCGGCTGGGTTCGCGGCGCGGACGGTTCGGCGCTGCTCAACATCGACATCTTTCTCGATTTCCGGCCCGTGTTCGGCGACTTGACCCTGGCCGAGAACCTCCGCGACGAGTTGATCTCCCGCGCCCGAGTCTCGGCACCCTTCCTCCATGCCCTGGCGGGGACGGTGTCCGACATCAACCCGCTGGGCTTGTTCAACCGGTTCAAGCTGGTGGAAGGCAAGCTCGACCTGAAGCGCAACGGCGTCTGGCCCATCGTCAACACGGTGCGGCTTCTGGCGCTCAAGCACGGTATTTCGGTGGCCTCGACGCGGGACCGTCTGCGGGCGCTTTGCGACGGCAAGCACATTCCCTGCGATGAGGCCCAACGGCTGATCGACACCCACGAGATGATCGCCCGCATCCTGTTGCGCCACCAAGCCGCCCTGGCGGCCGGCAATATCGCCGGACAACGCAACATGGTCGATCCGGCGGTGCTGACGCGCGGCGAGCGGGCCCGCCTGAAGGAAGCCTTCAAGCATCTGAAGGACCTGCACTGGGTGATCAACAACGCCCTATCGTCGGTCTGA
- a CDS encoding complex I NDUFA9 subunit family protein codes for MARRIVTVFGGSGFLGRHVVQRLAADGFTVRVAVRDTEAASFLKPLGGPGQIVPIKASVTDPEAVALVVKGAQAVVNLVGILYESGRATFRLIHAEGAAIVAKASAAAGVKRLVHVSALGADAASPSAYARTKAEGEAAVLEAFPGATILRPSVVFGPEDGFFNLFASLATVSPVLPVMGAPFPPKVTLFGGGDSLVDIDLYGGGGPRFQPVYVEDVAESVRAALTDTAAKGRIFEVVGPKTYSFKEVMELVLSATGRRCWLMPVPFWLARLQAAILGLLPKPLLTKDQVILLGRDNIATGTLPTQAGLGVGATAAEGILPAYLGRFRPQLKQAERLA; via the coding sequence ATGGCGCGACGCATCGTCACCGTATTCGGCGGATCGGGATTCCTGGGGCGGCACGTGGTCCAGCGGCTGGCCGCCGATGGCTTCACCGTGCGCGTCGCGGTGCGCGATACCGAAGCGGCCTCGTTCCTTAAGCCGTTGGGCGGCCCCGGCCAGATCGTGCCCATCAAGGCCAGTGTCACCGATCCGGAGGCCGTGGCCCTGGTGGTCAAGGGCGCCCAGGCGGTGGTCAATCTGGTCGGGATTCTTTACGAGAGCGGCCGCGCCACCTTCCGGCTCATCCACGCCGAGGGTGCCGCCATCGTCGCCAAGGCGTCCGCCGCCGCCGGGGTGAAGCGCCTGGTCCATGTGTCCGCCCTGGGGGCCGATGCGGCGTCCCCCTCGGCCTATGCCCGCACCAAGGCGGAAGGCGAGGCTGCGGTTCTCGAAGCCTTTCCCGGGGCCACCATCCTGCGTCCGAGCGTGGTCTTCGGACCCGAGGACGGATTCTTCAATCTGTTCGCCAGCCTGGCGACCGTCTCGCCGGTGCTGCCGGTGATGGGCGCCCCTTTCCCGCCCAAGGTCACCCTGTTCGGCGGCGGGGATTCGCTGGTCGACATCGACCTCTATGGCGGGGGCGGCCCCAGGTTCCAGCCGGTCTATGTGGAGGACGTGGCGGAATCCGTGCGCGCCGCGCTGACCGACACGGCGGCCAAGGGCAGGATTTTCGAGGTGGTCGGTCCCAAGACCTACAGTTTCAAGGAGGTCATGGAACTGGTGCTATCGGCTACCGGCCGGCGCTGCTGGCTGATGCCGGTGCCCTTCTGGCTGGCCCGGCTTCAGGCGGCCATCCTTGGCCTGCTGCCCAAGCCGCTGCTTACCAAGGACCAGGTGATCCTGCTGGGGCGCGACAACATCGCCACCGGAACCCTGCCTACCCAGGCCGGCCTGGGAGTCGGCGCCACCGCGGCCGAAGGCATCCTGCCAGCCTACCTGGGCCGCTTCCGGCCTCAACTGAAGCAGGCCGAGCGTCTGGCCTAA
- a CDS encoding ribonuclease H-like domain-containing protein yields the protein MTDRKPVIELHEGDLPAGISFGNSVAVDTETTGLHPHRDRLCLVQLSAGDGVCHLVRIHRDRDAANLKALFADPAVVKIFHFARFDVTMIRRHLGVDCRPVYCTRIASRLARTYTQSHGLKDCCKELLGIEISKEQQSSDWAAAELSPAQRVYAATDVLHLHALRDRLDAMLAREGRRDLARACFDFLGTRAELDLGGWADEDIFSHS from the coding sequence ATGACCGACCGCAAGCCCGTGATCGAACTCCACGAAGGCGATCTGCCGGCAGGCATTTCGTTTGGGAACTCCGTGGCGGTCGACACCGAGACCACGGGTCTCCATCCCCATCGCGATCGCCTCTGCCTGGTCCAGCTTTCGGCCGGCGACGGCGTCTGCCACTTGGTGCGCATCCACCGCGACCGCGACGCCGCCAACCTGAAGGCGCTGTTCGCCGATCCGGCGGTGGTCAAGATTTTCCACTTCGCCCGCTTCGACGTGACCATGATCCGCCGCCATCTGGGCGTCGACTGCCGGCCGGTCTATTGCACCCGCATCGCCTCGCGCCTGGCCCGCACCTATACCCAAAGCCACGGCCTCAAGGACTGCTGCAAGGAACTGCTGGGCATCGAGATTTCCAAGGAACAACAGTCCTCCGACTGGGCGGCCGCCGAGTTGTCGCCAGCCCAGCGGGTCTACGCCGCCACCGATGTCCTGCACCTGCATGCCCTGCGCGACAGGCTGGACGCCATGCTGGCCCGCGAGGGAAGGCGGGACTTGGCGCGGGCCTGCTTCGATTTCCTGGGCACCCGCGCCGAGCTGGATCTGGGCGGCTGGGCGGACGAGGACATCTTCTCCCACTCTTGA
- the lepA gene encoding translation elongation factor 4, producing the protein MSDQKHIRNFSIIAHIDHGKSTLADRLIQLCGGLTDREMREQVLDSMDIERERGITIKAQTVRLEYKAQDGETYQLNLMDTPGHVDFAYEVSRSLAACEGSLLVVDATQGVEAQTLANAYLAIDNGHEIIPVLNKIDLPAADSDRIKRQIEDVVGLDCSDAVMISAKTGLGVPDVLEALVKRLPAPEGEREAPLKALLVDSWYDPYLGVMILVRMHDGVLKKGMKIRMMSSGATHQVDQVGVFTPKPVKVDELGPGEVGYITAAIKTVADTNIGDTITEDRRPAEAPLAGFKPSVPVVFCSLFPSDAANFDDLRDSLAKLRLNDASFQYEPENSMALGLGFRCGFLGLLHLEIIQERLEREFNLDLITTAPSVAYKLELTDGTAIDLHNPADMPELVKIATIAEPWIRATIMVPDEFLGSILQLCNDRRGQQIELTYVGGRAMAVYRLPLNEVVFDFYDRLKSISRGYASFDYEMDDFQEGDLVKVQILVNDEPVDALAFICHRSQAEFRGRSVCERLKDLIPRQMFKIPIQAAIGGKVVARETISAFRKDVTAKCYGGDVSRKRKLLEKQKAGKKRMRQFGKVEIPQSAFIAALKMSDD; encoded by the coding sequence ATGAGCGACCAGAAGCACATCCGCAATTTCTCCATCATCGCCCACATCGACCACGGCAAGTCGACCCTGGCGGATCGCCTGATCCAGCTTTGCGGCGGACTGACCGACCGCGAGATGCGCGAACAAGTGCTCGATTCCATGGACATCGAGCGCGAACGCGGCATCACCATCAAGGCCCAGACGGTGCGCCTCGAATACAAGGCCCAGGACGGCGAGACCTATCAGCTCAACCTGATGGACACGCCGGGTCATGTGGACTTCGCCTACGAGGTCAGCCGCAGCCTGGCCGCCTGCGAGGGCTCGCTGCTGGTGGTGGACGCCACCCAGGGGGTGGAGGCCCAGACGCTGGCCAACGCCTACCTGGCCATCGACAACGGGCACGAGATCATCCCGGTGCTCAACAAGATCGACCTGCCGGCCGCCGACTCCGACCGCATCAAGCGCCAGATCGAGGACGTGGTGGGCCTGGACTGTTCGGACGCGGTGATGATTTCGGCCAAGACCGGTCTGGGCGTGCCCGACGTGCTGGAGGCCCTGGTCAAGCGCCTGCCCGCCCCGGAAGGCGAGCGGGAAGCCCCCCTGAAGGCGCTGCTGGTCGATTCCTGGTACGACCCCTACCTGGGGGTCATGATCCTGGTGCGCATGCACGACGGCGTCCTGAAGAAGGGCATGAAGATCCGCATGATGTCGTCGGGCGCCACCCATCAGGTGGACCAGGTGGGCGTCTTCACGCCCAAGCCGGTCAAGGTGGACGAACTGGGCCCCGGCGAGGTCGGCTACATCACGGCGGCCATCAAGACGGTGGCCGACACCAACATCGGCGACACCATCACCGAGGACCGCCGCCCGGCCGAGGCGCCGTTGGCCGGCTTCAAGCCCTCGGTGCCGGTGGTCTTTTGCTCCCTGTTCCCGTCGGACGCCGCCAACTTCGACGACCTGCGCGATTCGCTGGCCAAGCTCAGGCTCAACGACGCCAGCTTCCAGTACGAGCCGGAAAATTCGATGGCGCTGGGCCTGGGGTTCCGCTGCGGTTTCCTGGGCTTGCTGCACTTGGAAATCATCCAGGAGCGCCTGGAGCGCGAATTCAACCTGGACTTGATCACCACGGCGCCCTCGGTGGCCTATAAGCTGGAATTGACCGACGGTACCGCCATCGACCTGCACAATCCGGCCGACATGCCGGAACTGGTCAAGATCGCGACCATCGCCGAACCCTGGATCCGGGCTACCATCATGGTGCCCGACGAGTTCCTGGGGTCGATTCTCCAGCTCTGCAACGACCGGCGCGGCCAGCAGATCGAACTGACCTACGTGGGCGGCCGGGCGATGGCGGTCTACCGCCTGCCGCTCAACGAGGTGGTCTTCGACTTCTACGACCGCCTGAAGTCGATCTCGCGCGGCTATGCCAGCTTCGACTACGAGATGGACGATTTCCAGGAAGGCGATCTGGTGAAGGTCCAGATCCTGGTCAACGACGAACCGGTGGACGCCCTTGCCTTCATCTGCCATCGCAGCCAGGCTGAATTCCGCGGCCGGTCGGTCTGCGAACGCCTGAAAGATCTGATTCCGCGCCAGATGTTCAAGATTCCCATCCAGGCGGCCATCGGCGGCAAGGTGGTGGCGCGGGAAACCATCAGCGCCTTCCGCAAGGACGTGACCGCCAAGTGCTACGGCGGCGACGTGTCCCGCAAGCGCAAGCTGCTGGAAAAGCAGAAGGCGGGCAAGAAGCGCATGCGCCAGTTCGGCAAGGTGGAAATCCCCCAGTCCGCCTTCATCGCCGCCCTCAAGATGAGCGACGATTAA
- the pip gene encoding prolyl aminopeptidase: protein MPTSYNGSAMDESRIRTDLFAPFEPFEKGWLDVGDGHRIYWEQSGHPEGRPVVFLHGGPGAGASPNHRRFFDPLHYRIVIFDQRGCGRSLPHGSTVANTTPHLVEDMERLRRMLDIERWLVFGGSWGASLALAYGIAHPERCSGFVLRGVFLCRRREVDWFLYGMRTVFPEAWAEFAAPIPAGERDDLLGAYWRRLDHPDPAVHFPAARAWSRYETVCSTLLPPDPDMALALSGDAPAALGLARLEAHYFRNALFMPEGHLLAGVHRLRHRPAIIVQGRYDMICPAVNARELADAWPDARYVVVPDAGHSVMEPGIRRALVGATESLKTGWF, encoded by the coding sequence ATGCCTACGTCCTATAATGGTTCCGCCATGGACGAAAGCCGTATCCGCACCGATCTGTTCGCTCCCTTCGAACCTTTCGAGAAGGGCTGGCTTGATGTGGGCGACGGCCATCGGATCTACTGGGAGCAAAGCGGCCATCCGGAAGGGCGCCCGGTGGTCTTCCTGCACGGCGGGCCGGGCGCGGGCGCCAGCCCCAACCATCGCCGCTTCTTCGATCCCCTGCATTACCGCATCGTCATCTTCGACCAGCGCGGCTGCGGGCGATCGCTGCCCCACGGATCGACGGTCGCCAACACCACGCCTCATCTGGTCGAGGACATGGAACGCCTGCGCAGGATGCTGGACATCGAGCGCTGGCTGGTGTTCGGAGGGTCCTGGGGGGCTTCCCTGGCGCTCGCCTATGGCATCGCCCATCCGGAGCGTTGCAGCGGCTTCGTGCTGCGCGGCGTCTTTCTCTGTCGGCGCCGGGAGGTCGACTGGTTTCTCTACGGTATGCGCACCGTCTTTCCCGAAGCCTGGGCGGAATTCGCCGCGCCCATCCCGGCCGGCGAGCGGGACGACCTGCTTGGCGCCTATTGGCGGCGCCTCGACCATCCCGACCCGGCGGTGCACTTTCCGGCGGCCCGGGCCTGGAGTCGTTACGAGACGGTCTGCTCGACCCTGCTGCCGCCGGACCCCGACATGGCCCTGGCCCTGTCGGGGGATGCTCCGGCCGCCCTTGGGCTGGCGCGCCTGGAGGCGCATTACTTCCGCAACGCTCTTTTCATGCCGGAAGGGCACCTGCTGGCCGGAGTCCATCGCCTGCGCCATCGGCCGGCCATCATCGTGCAGGGGCGCTACGACATGATCTGCCCCGCGGTGAACGCCCGCGAACTGGCGGATGCCTGGCCGGACGCCCGCTACGTCGTAGTTCCCGACGCCGGACATTCGGTGATGGAACCCGGCATCCGCCGCGCCCTGGTGGGGGCTACCGAGTCCCTCAAGACGGGCTGGTTCTGA
- a CDS encoding thermonuclease family protein has protein sequence MGFLAVLLLVVSSPALADGPVRAVLDGDTLVVESVQVRLAGLLAPKGDEAGAAAAREELESLALGRRLILDDEERPIDRHGRRLAQATLENGTWLQGEMLRRGLARVQTLPDARGRAREMLALEAEARTARRGLWADKAWRPRGPVPGPLLKEAGSFQLVEGRVAAAARVKGTVYLNFDDNWRTDFTAVLGKAALKLFKADGVDPLAYKSRLVRVRGWLASRDGPAIDVTHPEQIEVLE, from the coding sequence ATGGGCTTTCTCGCCGTACTGCTGCTGGTGGTTTCGTCCCCGGCGCTGGCGGACGGACCGGTGCGGGCCGTGCTCGACGGCGACACCCTGGTGGTGGAATCGGTCCAGGTCCGCTTAGCCGGCCTGCTGGCGCCCAAGGGCGACGAGGCGGGCGCGGCCGCGGCGCGCGAGGAATTGGAATCCCTGGCCCTGGGCCGGCGCCTGATTCTCGACGACGAGGAAAGGCCCATCGACCGCCATGGACGGCGGCTCGCCCAGGCGACCTTGGAGAACGGCACGTGGCTTCAGGGCGAGATGCTGCGGCGAGGCCTGGCCCGGGTGCAAACCCTCCCCGACGCCCGAGGCCGGGCCCGCGAGATGCTGGCGCTGGAGGCCGAAGCCCGCACGGCCCGCCGAGGACTCTGGGCCGACAAGGCCTGGCGGCCGCGCGGCCCGGTGCCCGGTCCGCTGCTCAAGGAAGCCGGCAGTTTCCAACTCGTCGAAGGCCGCGTGGCGGCGGCCGCCAGGGTCAAGGGGACGGTGTACCTGAACTTCGACGACAATTGGCGCACCGACTTCACCGCCGTCCTCGGCAAGGCGGCACTCAAGCTGTTCAAGGCCGATGGTGTCGATCCCCTGGCCTACAAGAGCCGCCTGGTCCGGGTACGCGGCTGGCTGGCCAGCCGCGACGGCCCGGCGATCGACGTCACTCACCCCGAACAGATCGAAGTCCTGGAATAA